ATATGTTCAGCAACTGGGACAGGCAGCTACGCGACCACGCGAAGGCGTCAATTCGCGAGAATTGAATGGCGATTTATCGGGGAACTGAGTGggcgaaatcgttgttgtattgagaACCGCGAAGTGCTAGCTATATGGTGCAGGGTGCTGCCTAGAGGAGGCTAACCCTTAAGtagaaggagctagtcctataagaggagagctaactggtgagaagtgaatgcatggagactggcttgcccggccgacaCGATTTATCCGAGTGGAACAGATTATATGATGATGCCGCCCAAGGTCCCTACCAAATTGTTCAAGACACGCGAGGAGGCCATAGATCATGTTAAGAAGGAATACATTACACACGAAGAGAATTTCAACAGAAATCTAAGAGTCGTGGAATCTGTGTATCATGAGCTTTACGTTGAGTACCCGGCCAATGGGCAGGAATTCACAGTGGTTACTATAAGAGGATTCAATTTCAGCCAGTTTCAGAggcatacttgtcaacgagcgagccggctcgctcagctcgctcggcttggacgttttgaccaagccgaatgagctgagcgcgcagtgcgcgcttgcaagccgagcgagcttagggataggcgctcgctcagtcagcttgcttagcttggttggatggagcggttggaaacttggggctgaaggacttggtggaggggcaatctcacgatgatttttaggtgtagtgcgtaagttcgaaacctagttataacctaaaatacactcttttttgctatatttctagcaaataagctactaaacttccggctaacggcctggcaacaatattctccttctgcgacacttcacttactacttatcacccaccacactcacctatactccaccaacgcgtctctatttgcagctattatctacctcgccgttgctataatgccagcaaaaagaacatgcgttaatgctctagaaatcgcgacaacttcgaagcgccctagagtcgcagcgcgtcatcgcgggactgccagccaacctgtgctagtcgatactcagccattctcaccatctccacctcctccaccgctgtcgccgcgtcaagctctcgttgccgcgccacaagcaccaaattttgaagcgaccctccgagagtcgcgcgccgaagagacgatcatcccaccacctaagggcagcgagcatgccactgttgcagcttcaggagcagctagcgaggctgtcgacaAGGGTTTCGTATaggtagaggacaaatacgacggctttaattagagtcgctacccaaagcactgcaagccgcccacatcactttcgaaccgagcaagctgggtatacagccatggctatcgcatcgccttgcgcagcaacgtcgcaaaagttacgtggatctgccactattgctataagcacaagttcactactgttggccgtggcatacataacgtctcgcagtctccatcagcgccagcacgtcatctcggagaagacaagaaagttcatggcttgaagcctccaagtaagcgcactaccgtcgctcctcggaaagaaactctcctcgaacgcgcccttcagaagggctgctcttaggctgttgccaacgagcttaccaacttcaatatacaagagtttaggcttgcggccgttacctagctcgtcgaaaacaacctcccactctcacaattcgaatcatcgtcttttcgcaatatgatataattagctagcgtagaggcagaacgagccttGTGGGCATCttataacagcgtctcacgatacgttatacgcctgtacaactacctgttactAAAGGTTatcgcaagcctttcagaatcaatgagcaaagtctatgtaagctttgacggatggacgacaaaaggtggcaagcgcggttacttaggtatcgtcgcccactacgttgatagctctggcgagctcagggacttgcctattgcgctcccacaactgacaggtgcctacaccggcgaggctatggctgaggtcgtgatggcaatattcaagcagttcgaaatcactgtgggcaagctcggttacttcgtcctcgacaacgcacataacaacaacaccacgattaacactctcgccttgcagatagGCTTTAGCGCTActgagcgtcgccttcgctgcggtccttatacgcttaatctcattggccagatgctactctggggtgaggagaaagagtcctacgacaacgaggagactgagcgcgtgaacgaagctgagaatatggctacttggcgaggcgatggaccattaggagtgcttGTCGCGGTTATtaactacatcaaaacaccacaacagtacgctctttttgagaagtatcagaagctcgctattagggaccagcctgtcaacgcgccaacagaacagcacaaaatcaaggagcccgttAAGCTAGTTGTTACTCGCTAtaactcttacgtttcgtgttttaagcgcgctgttgagttgtaattagcggttaataggtacgccaactaccatatttagaagattgaaactgaagacgcgtacgcccgaagtcgtaacaacaagctgcctgcagcgccggattggatgaggtctgatgggatcaatgcccatgactggcaggtgattgctgagtatattgatgtgcttAGGCCACtaaaacaagctacaaaacggcttgaaggccgcggcaaaagcggtgcttttggagcaatcgctgaggttattctagtatttgaatacttacttggagtctatgaggaccgcttgcaaagctatgaagacgtcatttatgatgagcatacagagtcacccgaagaccaccttgctatcaacctccgcgctgccctagttaaagcccgcgagtactacaacaagctcgacctctcgccagcttactatgctgctataatccttcatcctcgctacaaaagctaccttgacgcagcgtgggcggataagcctgattggctagagagcagcaaccgcaagtttcaacatttgtgggcggagtacaaaagcttaccgaagccgcgcttacgctCTAAAGTTaggcacaatgatatagaAGACGCTATTAACAGCTTTATTAAGCCggcagggcttacggagaacgaggaggatgaatatgaggcttagaaacgcagcgaaccgatcgctagcgagggcgtcgaccctataaaatactgggtaggactccgcgatcgctaccccagccttagcaaatttgctatcgacatgctatcaatcccaggctcaagctgtgagtgtgagcgcttattcagcgagctgggtgacctcctcgagccccgtcggcgcagcatttctccgcaacttctagcagcaatacagtgcgatcgacgatggataagagctagatttggcagtggtgaggtgcctgtaaaggaggctatcagcgatgaggagatggacgcgaaatacggtgtacataagtgggatattagctgagaaactcaacaccaaggtttctatataactttcctaatcgggactgagcccatcaagccgagcgagctgacagccctgtttcagccaatccgagcgagccgagcgagctgctggcctccgctcaattggctgagcaagccaattggctgagctcgctcagcttgctcattgacatctgtgtTCAGAGGGAATCCTGGGAAGGATTTTAGGAAGTAGAATAGCTGTATGGTAGGATATTCCGACGTAGAGTCTTGTTGCAAAGTTCGTAGTGTATAGACATAGAATGTATACCTGCTATATAACTACACTTGGCAAGATCTATATGCGATTAAGTCGAGACAGGGCGACGCTAATTCATGTGGAAAAATGATAACCTCAGCTGTTGCAATTAACGCTCAGATCGATAGTACCTATGACACGCCCTAGAGAACTTTCAATCGCCTGATTTTGACAAGAACTTTTCCAAGCTTACTTCAACTTTTTTCCTTATGATGCGCAACAATGCTGCACTGTTTACATCAATCACTACGCGTATGATTGTATATTTATATACAAATATCTGCACATCTAGACTTCTATATATCAATAAGAATAACAAAAACCAGTCTAGCCTTTATCCACCCCCGTAGCTTTTAGCAGGCCGCGAGGGTGTGGCTGTACAAACTTGACCCAGTAATAGATTTAGCAAGTTGTGAGATGTTTTCTGTTCATCTAAAGACAATAGCCCGAAATGAATCTACGCTCACCATTCATGCATATATTCCATCCTTGGCGTACTAAACGAAAGAATCATCGATTACATGATCTATTACATGATCTCGACGAGAGCTCTACCGAGATTTTTCACTCTTACTTTATGTTTTTATTGGCTGGCTGCAAGCTCTAGCGCATTCGCCATCTTTCATGATGTAAGTCTTTAGTAAGTACTTGCATGCAGCCTCCCTCCCTCCCAGCGACATCAAAGACAACAAGTAACTAAGACGAGGCGCTGCCGTAGCAACACAAAGTTTTGGGTTCCGCACAGACGATCGATTCTACTAAATTCGTCTACTTTCGCATACTGGCGAATAGCTATACATCGGACTTTGTTTTCATTCAGTCCTACACATTAAATCACTCAAACTGCGACGTGGAGGGAACATAATTTTTGCCAGCCTGAGACGTCGACTCGCAATACCTAGTGAAGATGCACTTTGATCGTCGGCAATAAGGCGGGCGGACTATTTCCGGCGTCTATGGATTGCTTTGTTGGCTGACTTGAGACCAACAGACAGCGATGACAACCATGTGGAGACCCGTCAATTCCATCGGTTCTCTTCCAAGTCTTGGACGACT
This sequence is a window from Pyrenophora tritici-repentis strain M4 chromosome 4, whole genome shotgun sequence. Protein-coding genes within it:
- a CDS encoding Dimer-Tnp-hAT domain containing protein, with translation MPAKRTCVNALEIATTSKRPRVAARHRGTASQPVLVDTQPFSPSPPPPPLSPRQALVAAPQAPNFEATLRESRAEETIIPPPKGSEHATVAASGAASEAVDKGFSRYPKHCKPPTSLSNRASWVYSHGYRIALRSNVAKVTWICHYCYKHKFTTVGRGIHNVSQSPSAPARHLGEDKKVHGLKPPTSVEAERALWASYNSVSRYVIRLYNYLLLKVIASLSESMSKVYVSFDGWTTKGGKRGYLGIVAHYVDSSGELRDLPIALPQLTGAYTGEAMAEVVMAIFKQFEITVGKLGYFVLDNAHNNNTTINTLALQIGFSATERRLRCGPYTLNLIGQMLLWGEEKESYDNEETERVNEAENMATWRGDGPLGVLVAVINYIKTPQQYALFEKYQKLAIRDQPVNAPTEQHKIKEPVKLVVTRYNSYVSCFKRAKIETEDAYARSRNNKLPAAPDWMRSDGINAHDWQVIAEYIDVLRPLKQATKRLEGRGKSGAFGAIAEVILVFEYLLGVYEDRLQSYEDVIYDEHTESPEDHLAINLRAALVKAREYYNKLDLSPAYYAAIILHPRYKSYLDAAWADKPDWLESSNRKFQHLWAEYKSLPKPRLRSKVRHNDIEDAINSFIKPAGLTENEEDEYEA